From Pyrenophora tritici-repentis strain M4 chromosome 1, whole genome shotgun sequence, the proteins below share one genomic window:
- a CDS encoding tyrosinase: MRSAIFSASMALLASVSALPSPQEAPSTKFVTPLPVVKFAETRKFSTPILPEVAKVIFDNYTATAPEAPAAPSFRVLSFSAAAATCSNPRVRTEWDATSDSTKQAFVDSIKCLMNKAPSGQFPGSRSRYEDLVSLHQGLTPNVHGNSKFLLWHRYYTWVFEDVLRTECGLSVPMPWFDETRYAGRFAQSSIFSSRWLGSIAVGGNCVTDGQFANLAINIGPGSGNQVHCLSRNGDGAKTQYCNSAYVNQCNAYSDFAGMAQCAENGPHAWGHNGIGAVMQDTYAAPADPIFWLHHAFVDRNFRIWQNSNPGVRTTTINGNDASGNPLTLDTEISVNGVRPNIKVRDILDTAGTLCYKYNY; the protein is encoded by the exons ATGCGTTCCGCCATCTTTTCCGCCTCCATGGCCTTGCTTGCCAGTGTTTCCGCCCTACCGTCTCCTCAGGAAGCTCCGTCAACCAAGTTCGTTACCCCATTGCCGGTCGTCAAGTTCGCCGAGACACGAAAGTTCTCCACGCCTATCCTACCAGAGGTCGCAAAAGTCATTTTCGACAACTACACTGCCACAGCGCCAGAGGCCCCCGCCGCACCATCCTTCAGAGTCCTCAGCTTTtccgctgctgctgcaacATGCTCCAACCCGCGTGTGCGCACCGAATGGGACGCCACATCCGACTCAACCAAGCAAGCATTCGTCGACTCAATCAAGTGCTTAATGAACAAGGCTCCATCAGGCCAATTCCCCGGATCCAGGAGCCGATACGAGGATCTCGTCTCACTGCACCAAGGCTTAACACCCAATGTCCACGGAAACTCAAAGTTTCTTCTCTGGCACAGGTACTACACTTGGGTGTTTGAGGACGTGCTACGCACCGAGTGCGGCCTTTCGGTACCCATGCCATGGTTCGACGAGACGCGGTATGCCGGCCGCTTCGCACAATCCTCAATCTTCTCCAGTAGGTGGCTGGGCAGCATTGCTGTTGGTGGAAACTGTGTAACGGATGGT CAATTTGCCAACCTTGCCATCAACATCGGTCCCGGCTCCGGCAACCAAGTCCATTGTCTGTCCCGCAACGGTGACGGCGCAAAAACCCAATACTGCAACTCCGCCTACGTAAACCAATGCAACGCATACAGCGACTTCGCCGGCATGGCGCAGTGCGCTGAGAACGGTCCTCACGCCTGGGGCCACAACGGTATCGGAGCCGTCATGCAAGACACGTATGCCGCGCCCGCCGACCCCATCTTCTGGCTGCACCACGCTTTCGTCGACCGCAACTTTCGTATCTGGCAAAACTCCAACCCGGGTGTTCGTACCACCACTATCAACGGCAACGATGCTTCTGGCAACCCACTTACGCTTGATACCGAGATCAGCGTAAACGGTGTCCGACCGAATATCAAGGTTCGGGATATCTTGGATACCGCTGGTACCCTGTGTTACAAGTACAATTACTAA